One part of the Tunicatimonas pelagia genome encodes these proteins:
- a CDS encoding sodium:solute symporter: MEVALSPLDVITLSLYLLGMVALGFYFARRNNSTEEYFVGNRSFKGWVIGLSMLSTSISSITFLAFPAAAFTLDWRQFISNLMLPLAAVLAILFFIPFFRRGQLTSAFEYLGERFGSVARLYGTLSFLILQILRIGQILFLVAIPVNLFTGIPIITVISFLGLFISFYTVIGGIEAVIWTDVVQAIVLWLGGILCLVLMVNQLPDGLSQVFSVAEEYQKFSVGSTDWNLNERTFWTVALLGIFHFLAMYSSDQNIIQRYVAARSTREAKKATIIYSVIALPTWALFFFIGTTLFVFYTVFPNITITRLEADQVFPYFILTNLPAGVAGLILAAVLAAGMSTLDSSINAIATVTVVDILKPYWMKNQSDRRYLLAARLIAIGVSILMIGGAVFFSTIEKESINDLSWIVASVFGGCLVGLFLLGFFTTRVGYRAASVALIISVIVNGYLGLSLVGWLPEKWTMSVQSYWVGVLVNLLFMVLAYLLSFIFTNRKSLTGLTVWTQKSNTTETYDH, translated from the coding sequence GTTGCTCTTGGCTTTTACTTTGCCCGCCGAAACAATAGTACGGAAGAATACTTCGTAGGTAACCGTTCCTTCAAAGGATGGGTCATTGGTTTATCCATGCTATCCACCTCAATTAGTTCTATTACGTTTCTGGCCTTCCCGGCAGCAGCATTTACGCTGGATTGGCGACAGTTTATTTCCAATCTGATGCTGCCGTTGGCAGCCGTACTGGCCATTCTATTTTTCATTCCTTTTTTCCGGCGCGGACAACTCACTTCAGCCTTCGAGTATTTGGGAGAACGATTCGGATCAGTAGCCCGCCTCTACGGCACATTAAGCTTTCTAATACTCCAAATTCTTAGAATTGGGCAAATTTTGTTTTTAGTAGCCATTCCGGTAAATCTTTTTACTGGAATTCCTATCATCACAGTTATTAGTTTTTTAGGGTTATTTATTAGCTTTTATACCGTTATCGGAGGAATAGAAGCCGTTATTTGGACTGATGTAGTTCAGGCTATTGTGCTCTGGTTAGGCGGCATACTTTGTTTAGTCCTGATGGTTAACCAATTACCTGATGGGCTTTCTCAAGTATTTAGCGTAGCCGAAGAATACCAAAAATTTAGCGTAGGTAGCACTGATTGGAATTTGAATGAACGAACGTTCTGGACAGTTGCCCTACTGGGCATCTTTCACTTTCTAGCAATGTACTCCAGCGATCAGAACATCATTCAACGCTACGTAGCCGCCCGCAGTACTCGGGAGGCAAAAAAAGCCACCATCATTTATTCGGTGATTGCTCTCCCCACTTGGGCACTGTTCTTCTTTATTGGCACTACGTTATTCGTATTTTATACGGTATTTCCCAATATTACCATCACTCGGCTGGAGGCCGATCAGGTTTTTCCGTACTTTATCCTGACCAATTTGCCCGCCGGAGTAGCCGGATTGATATTAGCAGCAGTTTTAGCTGCGGGCATGTCTACTTTAGACTCTAGTATCAACGCTATTGCTACTGTAACGGTAGTAGATATTCTGAAGCCTTACTGGATGAAGAACCAGTCGGATCGGCGGTACTTACTGGCGGCTCGACTAATTGCCATTGGCGTATCTATCCTGATGATTGGCGGTGCCGTGTTCTTCTCGACCATTGAAAAAGAAAGTATCAACGACTTAAGCTGGATTGTTGCTTCGGTTTTCGGAGGTTGTTTGGTAGGCTTGTTTCTCCTGGGGTTCTTCACTACCCGAGTGGGTTACCGAGCCGCTTCAGTAGCGTTAATTATCTCAGTAATAGTCAATGGATACCTCGGTTTAAGTTTAGTAGGATGGTTACCCGAAAAATGGACTATGAGTGTACAATCATACTGGGTGGGTGTGCTGGTAAATTTACTATTTATGGTGTTAGCATATCTACTAAGCTTCATCTTTACCAACCGAAAATCGTTAACTGGACTTACCGTCTGGACGCAAAAAAGCAATACTACCGAGACATATGACCACTAG
- a CDS encoding aspartyl protease family protein, giving the protein MKQQTLLMSLIGVLLSGFTSETYEYVKVVNWQYKPIIKVELNGKSAYFLVDTGSDMTILHKNEANRFDFQPLLASTNNQQVLGLSGKRQTIHKVKNVHMVIGSMPIKALFKTYDLSGIVSSLGNRVDLKIAGIIGSDVMKRYGFIIDYQKQTIAIKTRKPAQ; this is encoded by the coding sequence ATGAAACAACAAACCCTACTCATGTCGCTCATTGGGGTTTTACTCTCAGGATTTACGAGTGAAACCTACGAATACGTTAAAGTGGTAAACTGGCAGTATAAACCCATTATTAAAGTTGAATTGAACGGAAAGTCGGCCTATTTTTTGGTAGATACTGGCTCAGATATGACTATTTTGCATAAGAACGAAGCCAATCGCTTTGATTTTCAGCCACTGCTCGCTAGCACCAATAATCAGCAAGTGTTAGGATTAAGCGGTAAGCGGCAAACCATTCATAAGGTTAAAAACGTTCATATGGTAATTGGATCGATGCCCATTAAGGCATTATTTAAAACGTATGATCTTTCGGGTATCGTATCGTCTTTAGGCAATCGGGTCGATTTAAAAATTGCGGGAATCATCGGTTCCGATGTAATGAAACGTTACGGGTTTATTATTGACTATCAAAAACAAACTATTGCGATTAAGACCCGAAAGCCCGCTCAATAG
- the rfaE2 gene encoding D-glycero-beta-D-manno-heptose 1-phosphate adenylyltransferase yields MSQTIITELQELLTTLDKHRKNGHTIVFTNGCFDILHRGHVTYLQAARELGDVLVVGVNTDASVKRLKGDSRPINHEDDRAFILQSLACVDYVIKFGEDTPYELLSHIKPDILVKGGDYKLEEVVGREFAQQVVLIDFVDGYSTTKTIREMKEIKK; encoded by the coding sequence ATGAGCCAAACCATTATCACTGAACTTCAGGAGTTGCTTACCACATTAGATAAGCACCGTAAAAACGGCCACACCATCGTCTTCACCAACGGTTGCTTTGATATTTTGCACCGAGGCCACGTTACCTACCTACAAGCTGCTCGTGAGTTAGGAGATGTATTGGTGGTCGGGGTGAATACCGATGCTTCGGTAAAGCGATTGAAAGGGGACAGCCGTCCGATTAACCATGAAGATGACCGGGCGTTTATTCTTCAAAGCCTAGCCTGCGTAGATTATGTAATTAAGTTTGGGGAAGACACTCCCTACGAGCTGCTCTCGCATATTAAACCCGACATTTTAGTAAAAGGAGGAGATTACAAACTGGAAGAAGTGGTAGGTCGGGAATTTGCCCAACAGGTAGTTCTGATTGATTTTGTAGACGGCTATTCCACCACCAAAACCATTCGAGAGATGAAAGAAATTAAAAAGTAA
- a CDS encoding sensor histidine kinase, with the protein MPRSLTKVGLVLLIVFLLPAIFYSVRELQTAQENELLIEEIYNDQLEAILFSVNQYSEDIARSWTRDWSNLLQDSLWQNSEEFNQFFSENYAIKEAFIMDSLEASEISLYSNEGEAFFSVSQEIIPQIIQAQRPVVHRLFNYRENGYLKIEPFFSDTSSLEFLVFLPTASSNPTTIYGFILDPTVFVNDFLGPRIHAIAQEELIISVHQQLAEVPLYTTANHVKHGISRAPRKPLWLFPDYYLTIQLEEQEAPTLAEQRFRTNLFLIVGLNAVLLLGAWFVFRTIKKEIELARIKSDFVSNVSHEIRTPLALISMFSETLMMGRVKSEEKKHEYYRIVNQESQRLTSMVNKILNFSKIEAGKHHFHFEPINLNEVVTGVLESYDFHLKNEGFHYHSRLSETELTINGDRESITEAIINLLDNAIKYSDEHKDISVLTGISADQYFVEIQDKGMGISEANQEAIFDKFFRVSSSLPTKPTAPSSDGSPRSGTGLGLSLVKYIMDAHKGTITLTSYPNKGSNFRLNFPICYRVGKLIANE; encoded by the coding sequence ATGCCCCGTTCACTTACCAAGGTTGGTTTGGTTCTGCTGATTGTTTTTCTGCTTCCGGCTATCTTTTATTCGGTTCGGGAGCTACAGACAGCGCAGGAGAATGAACTGCTGATCGAGGAAATCTACAACGATCAGTTGGAGGCTATTTTGTTTTCAGTAAATCAGTATTCCGAAGATATTGCCCGGTCGTGGACACGGGATTGGAGCAACTTGCTGCAAGACAGTTTATGGCAGAATAGCGAAGAGTTCAATCAGTTTTTTAGTGAGAACTACGCAATTAAAGAAGCTTTTATCATGGATTCGTTAGAGGCATCTGAAATTAGTCTCTACTCCAATGAGGGCGAAGCCTTTTTCTCCGTGAGCCAAGAAATTATTCCCCAAATTATTCAAGCACAACGGCCAGTAGTACATCGCTTATTCAATTATAGGGAAAACGGGTATTTAAAAATTGAGCCATTCTTTTCTGATACTTCTTCCTTGGAGTTCTTGGTTTTTTTACCCACTGCCTCGAGCAATCCAACAACGATCTACGGCTTCATACTAGATCCTACGGTGTTTGTTAACGATTTTTTAGGCCCCCGCATTCACGCTATAGCACAAGAGGAGCTTATAATCTCAGTACACCAACAACTAGCCGAAGTACCACTGTACACCACTGCTAATCACGTAAAGCATGGTATCAGTAGAGCACCGCGTAAACCTCTGTGGCTGTTTCCGGATTACTACTTAACAATTCAATTGGAAGAGCAAGAGGCTCCTACTTTGGCCGAACAGCGTTTTCGCACTAATTTATTTTTGATTGTCGGGCTAAATGCCGTACTACTGCTGGGTGCTTGGTTTGTATTCCGAACCATTAAAAAAGAAATTGAATTGGCTCGAATCAAATCCGATTTTGTCTCCAATGTCTCCCACGAAATTCGCACGCCACTTGCCCTTATCAGCATGTTTTCAGAAACACTAATGATGGGTCGGGTAAAAAGTGAGGAAAAGAAGCATGAGTACTACCGCATTGTAAACCAGGAATCGCAGCGCCTCACCAGTATGGTGAATAAAATCTTAAACTTCTCGAAGATAGAAGCCGGAAAACATCACTTTCATTTTGAGCCTATTAACCTGAATGAAGTAGTGACTGGCGTACTGGAATCTTACGACTTTCATCTGAAAAACGAAGGGTTTCACTATCACTCGCGCCTATCTGAAACAGAATTGACGATTAATGGTGATCGGGAAAGCATTACCGAGGCAATCATCAATCTGCTAGACAACGCCATTAAGTACAGCGACGAGCACAAAGATATTTCGGTGCTGACGGGCATTAGTGCAGACCAATATTTCGTTGAAATTCAAGATAAAGGAATGGGCATTTCGGAAGCAAATCAGGAGGCCATCTTCGATAAGTTTTTCCGGGTTTCGTCTTCTCTCCCCACCAAGCCTACTGCCCCCTCTTCTGATGGGTCACCCCGTTCGGGAACTGGGTTGGGACTTAGTTTAGTGAAGTATATTATGGATGCCCACAAAGGAACAATTACATTAACCAGCTATCCCAACAAGGGTAGCAACTTTCGACTCAACTTTCCTATCTGCTACCGCGTGGGTAAACTAATTGCTAACGAATGA
- a CDS encoding response regulator transcription factor — translation MKKILIVEDEPSMRMGLGDNLEFEGYEVATSSDGQEGLQRILNESFDLVILDVMLPSMSGFEICKATRKKGNNTPIILLTAKGEEIDKVRGLELGADDYITKPFSLRELLARIKAVLRRQPTASVPPSLSAKSNIIELGRLKIFLDAYEAFSDDEPVKMSHKEFEIIRYLWDHARQPVSRYDLLENIWGYEDDQPTTRTVDNFIVKLRQKIETNPNDPRHILTIHGVGYKLIP, via the coding sequence ATGAAGAAAATACTAATTGTGGAAGATGAGCCTAGTATGCGAATGGGCTTAGGTGACAATCTGGAGTTTGAGGGATACGAGGTAGCTACTTCCAGCGATGGACAAGAAGGCTTGCAGAGAATTTTGAACGAATCATTTGATCTGGTGATACTTGATGTAATGCTTCCGAGTATGTCAGGCTTCGAGATTTGCAAAGCCACGCGTAAGAAAGGTAATAATACCCCGATAATTTTACTCACTGCAAAGGGTGAAGAGATTGACAAAGTGCGTGGTTTAGAGCTGGGAGCTGACGACTATATCACCAAGCCCTTCAGCTTACGGGAGCTGTTAGCTCGAATTAAGGCGGTGCTTCGTCGCCAACCTACAGCTTCTGTGCCCCCTTCCCTTTCGGCAAAGAGCAATATCATTGAACTTGGCCGACTTAAGATCTTTCTCGATGCTTACGAAGCATTTAGCGATGATGAACCCGTTAAGATGTCGCATAAAGAGTTTGAGATTATTCGCTACCTCTGGGATCATGCTCGGCAACCCGTGAGCCGCTACGATTTATTAGAAAATATTTGGGGGTACGAAGACGATCAACCTACCACCCGTACGGTCGATAATTTTATCGTGAAACTCCGTCAAAAGATTGAAACAAACCCCAACGACCCTCGCCATATTCTCACGATTCACGGAGTGGGGTACAAACTAATTCCATAA
- a CDS encoding dihydrodipicolinate synthase family protein — protein MTTSNVSELHGIVPPMVTPLTEQMKLDQSATSKLLSHLMEGKIHGLFILGTTGEAPSLSNQVKLNIIQQLGSEVGTSLPWLVGISDTCLAHALDWARIAKEHGAAAVVAAPPFYFPASQLAIYQFYEQLANQSPLPLFLYDIPSHTHNRLARETIIALLKLPNIVGYKDSSLDIMHFHRLNQLRSESAAFPYFLGPEEFLLETTLLGASGGVNGGANVFPSLYVKLYEAVQQQKLETAQRLHQLVMQISQNLYQDGGTVTAGLKFALAEIGIGNGLVAPPQINLTEEEKGRMRVFLHNFAKNFPP, from the coding sequence ATGACCACTAGTAACGTATCTGAATTACACGGCATTGTCCCCCCTATGGTAACACCACTTACCGAACAAATGAAATTGGATCAATCGGCTACATCCAAGCTGCTATCCCATTTAATGGAGGGTAAAATACACGGTCTCTTCATTTTAGGCACTACCGGAGAGGCTCCTAGCCTAAGCAATCAGGTAAAGCTAAATATAATTCAACAACTGGGCAGCGAGGTAGGAACTTCACTGCCCTGGCTAGTAGGCATTTCCGATACCTGCTTAGCGCACGCACTAGACTGGGCGCGGATAGCCAAAGAACACGGGGCTGCAGCGGTAGTAGCTGCCCCACCATTTTACTTTCCGGCAAGTCAATTAGCCATTTATCAGTTCTATGAACAGCTAGCTAACCAAAGTCCACTCCCGCTGTTTTTGTACGATATTCCGAGTCATACCCACAATCGCTTAGCGCGAGAAACTATCATAGCCTTGCTGAAGCTACCCAATATTGTCGGTTATAAAGATAGCTCGTTAGACATCATGCACTTTCATCGGTTGAATCAGCTACGCTCCGAAAGCGCAGCATTTCCCTACTTCTTAGGGCCGGAAGAATTTTTACTGGAAACAACCTTGCTGGGAGCCAGTGGTGGAGTAAACGGCGGGGCAAATGTTTTCCCCTCACTGTACGTAAAGCTTTACGAAGCAGTACAACAGCAGAAATTAGAAACCGCTCAACGCTTACATCAACTAGTCATGCAGATCAGCCAAAACCTTTATCAAGATGGTGGTACCGTAACTGCCGGACTCAAGTTTGCTCTGGCTGAGATAGGAATCGGAAATGGTTTGGTAGCTCCGCCTCAGATAAATTTAACCGAAGAAGAAAAGGGGCGAATGCGGGTATTTTTGCACAACTTTGCCAAGAATTTTCCACCTTGA